From a single Brassica rapa cultivar Chiifu-401-42 chromosome A01, CAAS_Brap_v3.01, whole genome shotgun sequence genomic region:
- the LOC103839914 gene encoding translationally-controlled tumor protein homolog produces the protein MLVYTDLLTGDELLSDSFPYKEIENGILWEVEGKWTTKGCVEVNIGANPSAEEGGEDEGVDDSVEKVVDIVDTFRLQEQPTYDKKGFIAYIKKYIKLLTPKLTPEQQEEFKKGIEGATKYLLPKLKDFQFFVGEGMHDDSTIVFAYYKEGATNPTFLYFGHGLKEVKC, from the exons ATGTTGGTGTACACTGATCTTCTCACCG GTGATGAGCTTCTCTCTGACTCTTTCCCGTACAAGGAGATTGAGAATGGTATTCTTTGGGAAGTTGAAGGAAAG TGGACTACTAAGGGATGTGTAGAGGTTAACATTGGTGCCAACCCATCTGCTGAGGAAGGCGGTGAGGACGAGGGTGTTGACGACTCTGTTGAAAAGGTTGTTGACATTGTCGACACCTTCAGGCTTCAGGAGCAGCCCACTTACGACAAGAAGGGTTTCATCGCCTATATCAAGAAGTACATCAAGCTTTTGACTCCCAAGCTCACCCCGGAACAGCAAGAAGAGTTCAAGAAGGGTATTGAGGGAGCTACCAAGTACTTGCTCCCAAAGCTCAAGGACTTCCAATT CTTTGTTGGGGAGGGGATGCACGATGACAGCACTATCGTCTTTGCTTACTACAAGGAAGGTGCTACGAACCCAACATTTTTGTACTTCGGACATGGTTTGAAGGAGGTCAAGTGCTGA
- the LOC103839923 gene encoding kinesin-like protein KIN-13A, whose product MGGHMQQSNAAAATALYDAAGPANDAGDAVMARWLQSAGLQHLGSPVASTGNNDQRHLPNLLMQGYGAQTAEEKQRLFNLMRNLNFNGESTSESYTPTYQASAAMPSSEGFFSPEFRGDFGAGLMDLHAMDDTELLSEHVITEPFEPSPFMPSVNKEFEEDFNLPANRQQRQQTDAEPLGSLPKSEKENTSVAKIKVVVRKRPLNKKEIARKEEDVVTVSDNSLTVHEPKLKVDLTAYVENHEFCFDAVLDEDVSNDEVYRATIEPIIPIIFQRTKATCFAYGQTGSGKTYTMKPLPIRAVEDLMRLLRQPVYSNQRFKLWLSYFEIYGGKLFDLLSERKKLCMREDGRQQVCIVGLQEYEVSDVQIVKDFIEKGNAERSTGSTGANEESSRSHAILQLVVKKHVEVKETRRKNNDAKELPGKVVGKISFIDLAGSERGADTTDNDRQTRIEGAEINKSLLALKECIRALDNDQLHIPFRGSKLTEVLRDSFVGNSRTVMISCISPSVGSCEHTLNTLRYADRVKSLSKSGNSKKDQTANSMPPVNKEALLASNDVEDIFEPPQEVNVQETGRRIEKESYATSSTDFRQPTSFREESGIPSISMDKGRSETNNNSFGGSASQRNHLSSYPQETSDREEKVKKVSPPRGKGLREEKPDRTQNLSKRDARSSDIPTLTSFRQNTSEAASRQYETDTSLDENIDALLKEEEALIAAHRKEIEDTMEIVREEMKLLAEVDQPGSMIENYVTQLSFVLSRKAAGLVSLQARLARFQHRLKEQEILSRKRVPPR is encoded by the exons ATGGGCGGCCATATGCAGCAGAGCAACGCTGCGGCCGCGACGGCGCTTTACGATGCGGCGGGACCCGCGAATGACGCTGGAGATGCTGTGATGGCACGGTGGCTACAATCCGCTGGATTGCAGCATCTCGGGTCTCCCGTTGCTTCCACAGGCAATAATGATCAGCGTCATCTTCCTAACCTTCTCATGCAG GGTTATGGAGCGCAGACTGCTGAAGAGAAGCAGAGACTGTTCAATTTAATGAGAAATCTTAATTTTAACGGGGAGTCGACTTCCGAATCGTATACACCGACTTATCAGGCATCAGCAGCTATGCCTTCCTCGGAAGGATTTTTTTCACCCGAGTTCAGAGGTGATTTTGGAGCTGGATTAATGGATCTTCATGCAATGGATGATACAGAGCTGCTATCTGAG CATGTGATCACCGAACCCTTTGAGCCGTCACCTTTCATGCCTAGTGTGAATAAAGAATTTGAAGAAGATTTTAATTTGCCAGCTAATCGTCAACAACGGCAACAAACAGATGCTGAACCTTTGGGCTCATTGCCTAAGAGTGAAAAAGAAAATACCAGTGTAGCCAAGATTAAAGTAGTG GTAAGGAAAAGACCCctaaataagaaagaaatagCTAGAAAGGAGGAGGATGTCGTGACCGTGTCTGATAATTCTTTGACTGTCCATGAGCCCAAGCTGAAG GTGGATTTGACAGCTTATGTGGAAAATCATGAGTTCTGCTTTGATGCTGTTCTAGATGAGGATGTTTCAAATGATGAG GTGTACCGGGCCACGATTGAGCCGATAATTCCCATTATTTTCCAAAGAACAAAGGCTACATGTTTTGCATATGGTCAAACAG GTAGTGGTAAGACATACACAATGAAACCACTACCCATACGAGCTGTTGAAGATCTAATGAGGTTGTTGCGTCAACCAGTATATAGCAATCAGAGGTTTAAATTGTGGCTCAGCTATTTTGAGATATATGGTGGAAAGCTGTTTGATCTTCTCAGTGAGAGAAA GAAACTTTGCATGCGAGAAGATGGTAGACAACAAGTTTGCATTGTTGGCCTGCAAGAGTATGAAGTTTCAGATGTTCAAATTGTAAAGGACTTCATCGAGAAAGGAAATGCTGAAAGGAGCACTGGGTCTACTGGAGCAAATGAGGAATCTTCTAGATCACATGCTATCTTACAGCTTGTTGTAAAGAAGCATGTTGAGGTAAAAGAAACTAGACGCAAAAACAATGATGCCAAGGAATTGCCTGGGAAAGTTGTTGGGAAGATTTCTTTCATTGACCTTGCTGGCAGTGAAAGAGGTGCAGACACCACAGACAATGACCGCCAAACAAG GATTGAAGGAGCGGAAATCAATAAGAGTCTCTTGGCTCTTAAGGAATGTATACGTGCACTGGACAATGACCAACTACATATACCATTCCGTGGAAGCAAACTAACCGAAGTGCTCCGTGACTCGTTCGTTGGAAACTCAAGAACGGTGATGATATCATGCATCTCTCCGAGTGTAGGATCGTGTGAACATACCCTCAATACACTAAGATATGCTGATCG GGTCAAAAGTCTATCGAAAAGTGGGAACAGCAAGAAAGATCAAACTGCCAATTCAATGCCTCCGGTTAACAAGGAAGCTTTGCTAGCCTCAAACGATGTGGAAGATATCTTTGAGCCTCCACAGGAAGTGAATGTACAAGAAACAGGGAGGAGGATCGAGAAAGAAAGCTACGCTACTTCGAGTACTGACTTCAGACAACCTACAAGTTTTCGAGAGGAAAGTGGAATCCCATCAATCTCAATGGACAAAGGGAGATCAGAGACGAACAACAATTCTTTTGGTGGCTCCGCTAGTCAGAGGAACCACTTGTCTTCGTATCCCCAAGAGACTTCAGACCGTGAAGAGAAAGTGAAGAAAGTGTCACCACCTCGTGGGAAAGGGTTGCGGGAAGAAAAGCCAGACAGAACACAAAACTTGTCTAAAAGAGATGCCAGGTCATCGGATATACCTACCTTGACAAGCTTTAGACAGAACACAAGCGAAGCTGCTTCAAGGCAGTATGAAACTGATACTTCGCTTGATGAAAACATTGACGCACTGCTGAAG GAAGAAGAAGCTCTGATTGCAGCACACAGAAAAGAAATAGAGGATACAATGGAGATTGTTCGCGAG GAAATGAAGCTTCTAGCGGAGGTAGACCAACCAGGAAGCATGATAGAAAACTACGTAACGCAACTGAGCTTTGTCTTGTCACGGAAAGCAGCGGGGCTTGTCAGTCTCCAAGCGAGGCTAGCTCGGTTCCAACACCGTCTCAAGGAACAAGAGATACTGAGCCGTAAGAGAGTTCCTCCTCGGTAG
- the LOC103839938 gene encoding pentatricopeptide repeat-containing protein At3g16610 — translation MFLSLLDSCIRSQNLILGQIIHQHLLKRSLTLTSSTVLVKLTRLYASCNEVKLARHAFDEIPHPRTNPIPWDVMIRSYASNDYPEKALDLYYNMLSSGVRPTKYTYPFALKACAALRAIEDGKLIHTHAKGSGFSDDLYVCTALVDFYAKCGALDIAIQVLDEMPERDVVAWNALISGFSLCSGLADVIALFKDMRRRDGLSPNLSTIVGMFPALGRSNCALKEGKSLHGYCIRMGFSDDVFFKTGILDVYSKSKCIVYARRVFDSGCLKNEVTWSAMIGGYIENEMMMEAGGLFLQMLGDRDMAVVTPVAIGLILMGCARFGDVNGGRCVHCYAVKAGFISDLTVGNTVISFYAKYGSLCDAFRQFSEIGLKDIVSYNSLISGCVENCRAEESLCLFRDMKCSGVRPDITTLLGVLTACSHLAALRHGFSCHGYCGVHGYAVNTTICNALIDMYTKCGKLDVAKRVFDTMHKRDTVSWNTMMFGFGNHGLGKEALSLFDSMRDAGVSPDDVTFLALLSACSHSGLVDEGRQVFNSLTRGDFSFTPRIDHYNCMADLLARAGYLDEAYDLVNKMPFEPDVNVLGTLLSACMTYKSVELGDKVSKKMHSLGGTTGSFVLLSNTYSAVERWEEAEIIRTTQKKTGLHKTPGYSWVDV, via the coding sequence ATGTTTCTAAGCCTTCTCGACTCATGTATCCGATCACAGAACCTAATCCTAGGCCAAATCATTCACCAGCACCTTCTCAAACGCTCCCTCACACTGACTTCCTCCACCGTGCTCGTCAAACTAACCCGCCTCTACGCATCATGCAACGAAGTGAAACTTGCACGCCACGCGTTCGACGAAATTCCTCACCCAAGAACCAATCCCATCCCCTGGGACGTGATGATCAGATCCTACGCATCGAACGATTACCCGGAAAAGGCTTTGGATTTGTATTACAATATGCTGAGCTCTGGCGTTAGACCCACGAAGTACACGTACCCTTTTGCCCTGAAGGCGTGTGCTGCTCTGCGAGCGATTGAAGATGGTAAGCTGATACATACCCATGCGAAAGGTAGTGGATTTAGTGATGATTTGTATGTGTGTACTGCCCTGGTCGATTTCTATGCTAAATGTGGAGCACTAGATATAGCAATCCAGGTGCTCGACGAAATGCCAGAGAGAGATGTTGTTGCTTGGAACGCTTTGATTTCTGGGTTTTCTTTGTGTTCCGGTTTAGCTGATGTTATTGCATTGTTTAAGGATATGCGTAGAAGAGATGGGCTGAGCCCTAATTTATCCACCATCGTTGGGATGTTTCCTGCGTTAGGAAGGTCTAATTGTGCTTTGAAAGAAGGAAAGTCACTTCATGGGTACTGCATAAGAATGGGGTTTAGTgatgatgttttttttaagaCGGGAATCTTGGATGTATATTCGAAAAGCAAGTGCATTGTCTACGCGAGGAGAGTTTTTGATTCGGGCTGTTTAAAGAATGAGGTGACGTGGAGTGCTATGATTGGAGGCTACATAGAAAATGAGATGATGATGGAAGCTGGGGGATTGTTTTTACAGATGTTGGGTGATAGAGATATGGCAGTTGTGACGCCGGTTGCCATTGGGCTTATTCTGATGGGTTGTGCGAGGTTTGGAGATGTGAATGGAGGGAGATGTGTGCATTGCTACGCGGTTAAAGCAGGCTTTATCTCAGACTTAACCGTTGGAAACACTGTGATTTCTTTTTACGCCAAGTATGGAAGCTTGTGTGATGCTTTTAGGCAGTTTAGTGAGATTGGCTTGAAAGATATAGTTTCTTATAACTCTCTTATCTCTGGCTGTGTGGAGAACTGTCGCGCCGAAGAGAGTCTGTGTCTGTTTCGTGATATGAAATGTTCTGGAGTTCGTCCAGATATAACAACGTTGCTTGGTGTTTTGACCGCTTGCTCTCACTTGGCTGCTTTGAGACACGGTTTCAGTTGCCACGGGTACTGTGGTGTTCACGGCTATGCTGTTAATACAACCATTTGTAACGCGTTGATTGATATGTACACAAAGTGCGGGAAACTCGATGTCGCCAAGAGAGTTTTCGACACGATGCATAAGCGGGATACAGTTTCGTGGAATACTATGATGTTTGGATTTGGAAACCACGGCCTTGGCAAAGAAGCTCTTTCTCTGTTCGATAGTATGCGGGACGCAGGTGTGAGCCCAGACGATGTGACTTTTCTTGCTCTTCTGTCTGCTTGTAGCCATTCAGGACTTGTGGATGAAGGGAGACAAGTGTTCAACTCTCTGACTCGCGGAGATTTTAGCTTCACCCCAAGGATAGACCATTATAATTGCATGGCTGATCTCCTAGCTCGTGCCGGATACTTGGATGAAGCGTATGATCTTGTCAACAAGATGCCGTTTGAGCCAGACGTTAATGTGTTGGGTACACTTCTCTCTGCTTGTATGACGTACAAGAGTGTGGAGCTTGGGGATAAAGTGTCGAAAAAGATGCACAGTCTTGGAGGAACAACAGGAAGCTTTGTTCTTTTATCCAACACCTATTCAGCTGTTGAAAGATGGGAAGAGGCAGAGATTATTAGAACGACTCAGAAGAAAACAGGGCTGCACAAGACCCCGGGTTATAGCTGGGTTGATGTTTAA
- the LOC103839947 gene encoding pentatricopeptide repeat-containing protein At3g16010 isoform X1, with translation MMYMSVPYTLAKRFVSRFSTTIPPRCYLSPTEYEAGVERFGISRQARRERSARILGEPVVRIMENFHRRRNLKGLHDFEHRVNDRFVCSVLDMDADIIAKITFFKWAGRCGNFQPNRSTYMVFLHCLEEEARKLDHDSDATESVYIALLGLHFKFCTVEKTFDLLEEIKMKQTGTFSTFAELIHEFLKVGNVEEAYGLYENIRRDWLRCPHLVFLHKLINILSKIGRVEVLSKVFRVWQYIDAYDALIKTLFESNAPDSEVMYLFDRMKADGVSPTKYTYSVLIDGYCQRNRVDKALLLLEEMDEGGLPPFPPVYCSFINTLGKASELSKEDKENLRNVMIKHFGKHGKLREAVVVDLLKDQGSGFDVNALVSGMVKAGMISEANLLLRKMEENGFILDVNSHNIILNGFAREGVPKLAIDMFEAMKQSGIKPDGINYNTLLGCFLHSGMFKEAARVTREMKDEGFAITDSSILEADGNVDQNLLQSRFQDSIITKASLDDM, from the exons ATGATGTACATGTCGGTTCCATACACTTTAGCGAAGAGATTCGTCTCAAGATTTTCAACTACTATACCACCAAGATGTTACCTTTCTCCGACAG AGTATGAGGCTGGTGTTGAGAGGTTTGGTATTTCGAGACAGGCTAGAAGGGAGAGGTCAGCGCGGATTCTGGGTGAGCCCGTTGTTAGGATAATGGAAAACTTCCATAGGAGGAGAAACTTGAAAGGCTTGCATGATTTTGAACATAGAGTGAACGATCGCTTTGTTTGTTCGGTTCTTGACATGGACGCTGACATAATTGCCAAGATTACGTTTTTCAAGTGGGCTGGTAGATGTGGAAACTTTCAACCTAACCGCTCCACCTACATGGTCTTTCTACATTGCCTTGAAGAAGAGGCTAGGAAGCTTGATCATGATTCTGATGCGACAGAGAGTGTATACATCGCTCTCTTGGGATTACACTTTAAGTTTTGTACGGTTGAGAAAACTTTTGATCTTCTCGAGGAGATTAAGATGAAACAGACCGGTACTTTTTCTACTTTTGCGGAACTGATACATGAATTTCTCAAAGTGGGGAACGTAGAAGAAGCATATGGTTTGTATGAGAACATTCGTAGAGATTGGTTGAGGTGTCCTCATCTCGTCTTCTTACACAAGTTGATTAACATTTTGAGCAAAATAGGTAGAGTTGAGGTGTTATCAAAGGTCTTCCGAGTGTGGCAGTACATTGATGCGTACGATGCTCTGATTAAGACTCTATTTGAGTCCAATGCACCTGATTCAGAGGTGATGTATTTGTTTGATCGGATGAAGGCGGACGGTGTTTCCCCTACTAAATACACTTACTCAGTCCTTATAGATGGCTATTGTCAAAGAAATAGAGTGGACAAGGCTCTGTTGCTTCTCGAGGAGATGGACGAGGGAGGTCTCCCACCTTTTCCTCCAGTGTATTGCAGCTTCATAAACACTCTTGGAAAGGCAAGTGAGCTATCTAAGGAAGATAAAGAGAATCTCAGAAATGTGATGATCAAACATTTCGGAAAACATGGAAAGCTCAGGGAAGCTGTTGTTGTGGATCTTCTCAAGGACCAAGGAAGTGGTTTTGATGTCAATGCGCTTGTGTCAGGAATGGTGAAGGCTGGTATGATAAGTGAAGCTAATTTGTTGCTTAGAAAGATGGAAGAAAATGGCTTCATCCTGGATGTAAATTCACATAATATCATCCTCAACGGCTTTGCTAGAGAAGGTGTGCCAAAGCTGGCTATTGATATGTTTGAAGCTATGAAGCAATCTGGGATTAAGCCTGATGGTATCAATTATAATACTCTTCTTGGATGTTTCCTACATTCTGGAATGTTTAAGGAGGCTGCAAGAGTGACGAGAGAGATGAAAGATGAAGGTTTTGCCATCACTGACTCATCAATACTTGAAGCTGATGGCAATGTGGATCAAAATCTGCTG CAATCCAGGTTTCAGGACTCCATCATCACAAA GGCTTCACTAGATGACATGTGA
- the LOC103839947 gene encoding pentatricopeptide repeat-containing protein At3g16010 isoform X3, with amino-acid sequence MMYMSVPYTLAKRFVSRFSTTIPPRCYLSPTEYEAGVERFGISRQARRERSARILGEPVVRIMENFHRRRNLKGLHDFEHRVNDRFVCSVLDMDADIIAKITFFKWAGRCGNFQPNRSTYMVFLHCLEEEARKLDHDSDATESVYIALLGLHFKFCTVEKTFDLLEEIKMKQTGTFSTFAELIHEFLKVGNVEEAYGLYENIRRDWLRCPHLVFLHKLINILSKIGRVEVLSKVFRVWQYIDAYDALIKTLFESNAPDSEVMYLFDRMKADGVSPTKYTYSVLIDGYCQRNRVDKALLLLEEMDEGGLPPFPPVYCSFINTLGKASELSKEDKENLRNVMIKHFGKHGKLREAVVVDLLKDQGSGFDVNALVSGMVKAGMISEANLLLRKMEENGFILDVNSHNIILNGFAREGVPKLAIDMFEAMKQSGIKPDGINYNTLLGCFLHSGMFKEAARVTREMKDEGFAITDSSILEADGNVDQNLLQSRFQDSIITNNDM; translated from the exons ATGATGTACATGTCGGTTCCATACACTTTAGCGAAGAGATTCGTCTCAAGATTTTCAACTACTATACCACCAAGATGTTACCTTTCTCCGACAG AGTATGAGGCTGGTGTTGAGAGGTTTGGTATTTCGAGACAGGCTAGAAGGGAGAGGTCAGCGCGGATTCTGGGTGAGCCCGTTGTTAGGATAATGGAAAACTTCCATAGGAGGAGAAACTTGAAAGGCTTGCATGATTTTGAACATAGAGTGAACGATCGCTTTGTTTGTTCGGTTCTTGACATGGACGCTGACATAATTGCCAAGATTACGTTTTTCAAGTGGGCTGGTAGATGTGGAAACTTTCAACCTAACCGCTCCACCTACATGGTCTTTCTACATTGCCTTGAAGAAGAGGCTAGGAAGCTTGATCATGATTCTGATGCGACAGAGAGTGTATACATCGCTCTCTTGGGATTACACTTTAAGTTTTGTACGGTTGAGAAAACTTTTGATCTTCTCGAGGAGATTAAGATGAAACAGACCGGTACTTTTTCTACTTTTGCGGAACTGATACATGAATTTCTCAAAGTGGGGAACGTAGAAGAAGCATATGGTTTGTATGAGAACATTCGTAGAGATTGGTTGAGGTGTCCTCATCTCGTCTTCTTACACAAGTTGATTAACATTTTGAGCAAAATAGGTAGAGTTGAGGTGTTATCAAAGGTCTTCCGAGTGTGGCAGTACATTGATGCGTACGATGCTCTGATTAAGACTCTATTTGAGTCCAATGCACCTGATTCAGAGGTGATGTATTTGTTTGATCGGATGAAGGCGGACGGTGTTTCCCCTACTAAATACACTTACTCAGTCCTTATAGATGGCTATTGTCAAAGAAATAGAGTGGACAAGGCTCTGTTGCTTCTCGAGGAGATGGACGAGGGAGGTCTCCCACCTTTTCCTCCAGTGTATTGCAGCTTCATAAACACTCTTGGAAAGGCAAGTGAGCTATCTAAGGAAGATAAAGAGAATCTCAGAAATGTGATGATCAAACATTTCGGAAAACATGGAAAGCTCAGGGAAGCTGTTGTTGTGGATCTTCTCAAGGACCAAGGAAGTGGTTTTGATGTCAATGCGCTTGTGTCAGGAATGGTGAAGGCTGGTATGATAAGTGAAGCTAATTTGTTGCTTAGAAAGATGGAAGAAAATGGCTTCATCCTGGATGTAAATTCACATAATATCATCCTCAACGGCTTTGCTAGAGAAGGTGTGCCAAAGCTGGCTATTGATATGTTTGAAGCTATGAAGCAATCTGGGATTAAGCCTGATGGTATCAATTATAATACTCTTCTTGGATGTTTCCTACATTCTGGAATGTTTAAGGAGGCTGCAAGAGTGACGAGAGAGATGAAAGATGAAGGTTTTGCCATCACTGACTCATCAATACTTGAAGCTGATGGCAATGTGGATCAAAATCTGCTG CAATCCAGGTTTCAGGACTCCATCATCACAAACA ATGACATGTGA
- the LOC103839947 gene encoding pentatricopeptide repeat-containing protein At3g16010 isoform X2, which produces MMYMSVPYTLAKRFVSRFSTTIPPRCYLSPTEYEAGVERFGISRQARRERSARILGEPVVRIMENFHRRRNLKGLHDFEHRVNDRFVCSVLDMDADIIAKITFFKWAGRCGNFQPNRSTYMVFLHCLEEEARKLDHDSDATESVYIALLGLHFKFCTVEKTFDLLEEIKMKQTGTFSTFAELIHEFLKVGNVEEAYGLYENIRRDWLRCPHLVFLHKLINILSKIGRVEVLSKVFRVWQYIDAYDALIKTLFESNAPDSEVMYLFDRMKADGVSPTKYTYSVLIDGYCQRNRVDKALLLLEEMDEGGLPPFPPVYCSFINTLGKASELSKEDKENLRNVMIKHFGKHGKLREAVVVDLLKDQGSGFDVNALVSGMVKAGMISEANLLLRKMEENGFILDVNSHNIILNGFAREGVPKLAIDMFEAMKQSGIKPDGINYNTLLGCFLHSGMFKEAARVTREMKDEGFAITDSSILEADGNVDQNLLQSRFQDSIITNIDDM; this is translated from the exons ATGATGTACATGTCGGTTCCATACACTTTAGCGAAGAGATTCGTCTCAAGATTTTCAACTACTATACCACCAAGATGTTACCTTTCTCCGACAG AGTATGAGGCTGGTGTTGAGAGGTTTGGTATTTCGAGACAGGCTAGAAGGGAGAGGTCAGCGCGGATTCTGGGTGAGCCCGTTGTTAGGATAATGGAAAACTTCCATAGGAGGAGAAACTTGAAAGGCTTGCATGATTTTGAACATAGAGTGAACGATCGCTTTGTTTGTTCGGTTCTTGACATGGACGCTGACATAATTGCCAAGATTACGTTTTTCAAGTGGGCTGGTAGATGTGGAAACTTTCAACCTAACCGCTCCACCTACATGGTCTTTCTACATTGCCTTGAAGAAGAGGCTAGGAAGCTTGATCATGATTCTGATGCGACAGAGAGTGTATACATCGCTCTCTTGGGATTACACTTTAAGTTTTGTACGGTTGAGAAAACTTTTGATCTTCTCGAGGAGATTAAGATGAAACAGACCGGTACTTTTTCTACTTTTGCGGAACTGATACATGAATTTCTCAAAGTGGGGAACGTAGAAGAAGCATATGGTTTGTATGAGAACATTCGTAGAGATTGGTTGAGGTGTCCTCATCTCGTCTTCTTACACAAGTTGATTAACATTTTGAGCAAAATAGGTAGAGTTGAGGTGTTATCAAAGGTCTTCCGAGTGTGGCAGTACATTGATGCGTACGATGCTCTGATTAAGACTCTATTTGAGTCCAATGCACCTGATTCAGAGGTGATGTATTTGTTTGATCGGATGAAGGCGGACGGTGTTTCCCCTACTAAATACACTTACTCAGTCCTTATAGATGGCTATTGTCAAAGAAATAGAGTGGACAAGGCTCTGTTGCTTCTCGAGGAGATGGACGAGGGAGGTCTCCCACCTTTTCCTCCAGTGTATTGCAGCTTCATAAACACTCTTGGAAAGGCAAGTGAGCTATCTAAGGAAGATAAAGAGAATCTCAGAAATGTGATGATCAAACATTTCGGAAAACATGGAAAGCTCAGGGAAGCTGTTGTTGTGGATCTTCTCAAGGACCAAGGAAGTGGTTTTGATGTCAATGCGCTTGTGTCAGGAATGGTGAAGGCTGGTATGATAAGTGAAGCTAATTTGTTGCTTAGAAAGATGGAAGAAAATGGCTTCATCCTGGATGTAAATTCACATAATATCATCCTCAACGGCTTTGCTAGAGAAGGTGTGCCAAAGCTGGCTATTGATATGTTTGAAGCTATGAAGCAATCTGGGATTAAGCCTGATGGTATCAATTATAATACTCTTCTTGGATGTTTCCTACATTCTGGAATGTTTAAGGAGGCTGCAAGAGTGACGAGAGAGATGAAAGATGAAGGTTTTGCCATCACTGACTCATCAATACTTGAAGCTGATGGCAATGTGGATCAAAATCTGCTG CAATCCAGGTTTCAGGACTCCATCATCACAAACA TAGATGACATGTGA